A stretch of Sinimarinibacterium sp. NLF-5-8 DNA encodes these proteins:
- the secY gene encoding preprotein translocase subunit SecY has protein sequence MAKSAQMPGGTMMPDFSKIGEVKNRLLFLLGAMIVFRIGSFIPVPGIDPQQLASLFNQSRGTILDMFNMFSGGALERLSIFALGVMPYISASIIVQLMTAVMPQLKELKKEGESGRRQITKYTRYGTLGLAIFQSFGAALALERSGIAISPGFGFLFTATISLVTGTMYLMWLGEQITERGIGNGISILITVGIIAGFPRALASTTQLVSEGSLSAFTVLLVLVGVALVTWGVVFMERGQRRIPIHHARRQQGRKVFAAQTQHLPLKINMSGVIPPIFASSLILFPASLVQFFGQDSSGGVLQTLSNALAPGQPLYTFLYGFMIVFFTFFYTALVFDSRETADNLKRSGAFVPGVRPGANTARYIDQVLTRLTVIGSIYLLAVCLAPEVIRTMVPSIPFYFGGTSLLIVVVVVMDFMAQLQAHLMSHQYEGLLKKANLKTPLGGTSGR, from the coding sequence ATGGCTAAATCTGCACAAATGCCGGGCGGCACGATGATGCCGGATTTCAGCAAGATCGGAGAGGTGAAGAACCGACTCCTGTTCTTGCTGGGCGCCATGATTGTGTTTCGTATCGGAAGCTTTATTCCGGTGCCCGGCATTGATCCCCAGCAGCTGGCGTCTTTGTTCAATCAGAGTCGCGGCACGATTCTCGACATGTTCAATATGTTCTCCGGTGGGGCTCTGGAGCGCTTGTCGATTTTTGCACTGGGCGTCATGCCTTATATTTCTGCCAGCATCATTGTGCAGTTGATGACGGCTGTCATGCCGCAGCTTAAAGAGTTGAAAAAGGAAGGCGAATCAGGTCGCCGGCAAATTACCAAATACACGCGCTATGGCACTTTGGGGTTGGCGATTTTTCAATCTTTCGGTGCGGCGCTTGCGCTAGAGCGTTCGGGGATTGCAATTTCCCCGGGATTTGGCTTTTTGTTCACCGCGACCATCAGCCTGGTTACCGGGACGATGTATCTGATGTGGCTGGGTGAGCAGATTACCGAGCGTGGGATCGGTAACGGCATTTCGATCCTGATTACAGTTGGGATCATCGCGGGCTTTCCGCGCGCATTGGCCTCCACCACGCAGTTGGTCAGTGAAGGCTCATTGAGTGCTTTCACCGTGCTGCTGGTTTTGGTGGGCGTGGCGTTGGTGACATGGGGCGTGGTGTTCATGGAACGTGGACAGCGGCGTATTCCGATTCATCATGCGCGACGTCAGCAGGGGCGCAAGGTTTTTGCTGCTCAAACGCAACATTTGCCGTTGAAGATCAATATGTCGGGTGTGATTCCGCCGATTTTTGCATCTTCGCTGATCTTGTTTCCTGCGTCGCTGGTGCAGTTTTTTGGACAGGATTCATCCGGCGGTGTGTTACAGACGCTCTCCAATGCTCTGGCGCCAGGGCAGCCTCTGTACACCTTCCTGTACGGCTTCATGATTGTATTTTTCACTTTTTTCTACACGGCTCTGGTGTTTGACTCGCGTGAAACAGCAGATAATCTCAAGCGTTCCGGCGCGTTTGTGCCAGGCGTTCGTCCCGGCGCAAATACGGCACGCTACATCGATCAGGTTCTGACCCGTCTGACGGTGATTGGCTCCATTTATCTGTTGGCCGTCTGCCTGGCGCCTGAAGTCATCCGCACGATGGTGCCGAGCATTCCGTTTTATTTTGGCGGCACGTCGTTGCTGATCGTTGTCGTCGTTGTGATGGACTTCATGGCGCAGTTGCAAGCGCATCTGATGTCGCATCAATACGAAGGCTTGCTCAAAAAAGCCAATCTTAAAACACCACTGGGGGGCACTTCGGGGCGCTGA
- a CDS encoding PHB depolymerase family esterase, whose amino-acid sequence MPSHRSRLFASLLMAVFAGLFVPSASALSFLPWENVRISYDTFTHSDGIQRTVGVMLPTQRSSTPTPALIALHFNQGSAASMANLSEIGEIARDAGIVVLLPMAHDLTWSHTPTELNASDDSGFLAAMIDEYVARYQLDPHRIYMTGHSQGGNMTVRFACDHPEKIAAAAVVAATMRKALGRQCKPALPTPMVFFNGTEDKQVLYDTGLNSITRDLLGIGAMGAKNAVQFWADINQCGTASNEQTLPPSVNDGTRIRVNRYTQCPPGRGVMHYTIVGGGHSWPGALDFIPVTGLTTQNLRANQAMWTFMKEFSR is encoded by the coding sequence ATGCCCAGTCACCGCAGTCGATTATTCGCGTCGTTGTTGATGGCGGTCTTTGCCGGGCTGTTTGTCCCCAGCGCATCGGCGCTGTCGTTTCTGCCATGGGAAAACGTGCGGATCAGCTACGACACTTTCACGCACAGCGACGGCATCCAGCGCACCGTTGGCGTGATGCTTCCAACCCAGCGCAGCAGTACCCCGACTCCGGCACTGATCGCCCTGCACTTCAACCAGGGCAGCGCCGCCAGCATGGCAAACCTGTCGGAAATCGGCGAGATCGCGCGCGATGCCGGCATCGTCGTGCTCTTGCCCATGGCGCACGACTTGACCTGGTCACACACGCCCACTGAACTCAATGCCTCCGACGACTCCGGGTTTCTGGCCGCGATGATCGATGAATACGTTGCGCGTTATCAGCTCGATCCCCATCGCATTTACATGACCGGGCATTCCCAGGGCGGCAACATGACCGTGCGTTTTGCCTGCGATCACCCCGAAAAAATCGCCGCCGCTGCCGTGGTCGCCGCCACCATGCGCAAGGCACTCGGGCGTCAGTGCAAGCCTGCGCTGCCAACGCCCATGGTGTTTTTCAACGGAACCGAAGACAAACAGGTGCTGTACGACACGGGGCTGAACTCGATTACGCGCGATCTGCTCGGGATCGGCGCAATGGGCGCCAAAAACGCGGTGCAATTCTGGGCCGACATCAACCAATGCGGCACCGCCAGCAATGAGCAGACACTACCGCCCTCGGTCAACGACGGCACCCGCATCCGCGTCAACCGCTATACCCAATGCCCTCCCGGCAGAGGGGTGATGCACTACACCATCGTCGGTGGCGGCCATAGCTGGCCGGGCGCACTGGACTTCATTCCCGTCACCGGATTGACAACCCAGAATCTGCGCGCCAACCAGGCCATGTGGACGTTCATGAAGGAGTTTTCACGATGA
- the rpsK gene encoding 30S ribosomal protein S11 translates to MATPSASAAKRKKVKKNVTDAVAHIHASFNNTIISITDRQGNALSWSTSGAAGFKGSRKSTPFAAQVAADKAAQVAAEHGVKNVEVRVKGPGPGRESAVRALNAAGFKVTSITDVTPIPHNGCRPPKRRRV, encoded by the coding sequence ATGGCTACTCCGTCCGCCTCTGCGGCCAAGCGTAAAAAAGTCAAGAAGAACGTCACTGATGCAGTGGCGCATATTCATGCTTCATTCAACAACACCATCATTTCGATCACCGACCGTCAGGGCAATGCGCTGTCGTGGAGTACATCGGGTGCGGCCGGTTTCAAGGGATCGCGCAAATCGACCCCGTTTGCGGCACAGGTTGCTGCGGACAAGGCCGCTCAGGTTGCTGCGGAACATGGTGTGAAGAACGTCGAAGTTCGCGTCAAAGGGCCGGGGCCTGGACGGGAGTCTGCAGTGCGCGCGCTCAATGCGGCTGGTTTTAAAGTGACCAGCATCACTGACGTGACCCCCATTCCGCATAATGGTTGCCGTCCGCCGAAACGGCGTCGCGTCTAA
- the rpsD gene encoding 30S ribosomal protein S4: MARYIGPKCKLSRRAGADLLLKSRARSLDGKCNLETRPGQHGAAKTRLSDYALQLREKQKLKQMYGVLERQFLNYYKKAASKSGATGLNLLQMLEARLDNVVYRMGFSRTRAEARQLVNHKGILVNGKAVNIPSFQVQVGDVIEVREASRAQSRIAEALSIASQIGLPEWVEVDEKALKGTFKTIPLRDQILPDINEQLVVELYSK, from the coding sequence ATGGCTCGTTATATTGGCCCCAAATGCAAGCTCTCGCGTCGTGCCGGTGCGGATCTTCTGCTGAAATCGCGCGCGCGCTCGCTGGATGGCAAATGCAATCTTGAAACCCGCCCCGGGCAGCACGGCGCAGCAAAGACGCGGTTGTCCGATTACGCGTTGCAGTTGCGTGAAAAGCAGAAGCTCAAGCAAATGTACGGTGTCCTGGAGCGTCAGTTCCTGAACTACTACAAAAAGGCTGCCTCCAAATCGGGTGCAACCGGCCTGAACCTTTTGCAGATGCTGGAAGCGCGTCTGGACAATGTGGTTTATCGGATGGGGTTCTCGCGCACACGCGCCGAGGCACGTCAGCTGGTGAATCACAAAGGCATTCTGGTCAACGGCAAGGCGGTAAACATTCCGTCGTTCCAGGTCCAGGTCGGTGACGTGATTGAAGTGCGTGAAGCTTCGCGTGCGCAATCGCGGATTGCCGAGGCATTGTCTATTGCTTCCCAGATCGGGTTGCCCGAATGGGTCGAAGTTGATGAAAAGGCGCTGAAGGGGACATTCAAGACGATCCCGTTGCGGGATCAGATTCTGCCTGACATCAACGAGCAGCTCGTCGTTGAGTTGTATTCCAAGTAA
- the rpmJ gene encoding 50S ribosomal protein L36 — protein sequence MKVRTSVKKMCRNCKVVRRNGVVRVQCSDPRHKQRQG from the coding sequence ATGAAAGTCCGCACGTCAGTCAAAAAAATGTGTCGTAATTGCAAGGTTGTTCGTCGCAATGGAGTCGTGCGCGTTCAGTGCAGCGATCCGCGGCACAAGCAGCGCCAAGGCTAA
- the rpsM gene encoding 30S ribosomal protein S13: protein MARIAGVNIPDRKHAVIALRAIYGIGATRAKLICAAAGLDPTVQIRTLTEGELETLRAEVAKFTVEGDLRREVSMSIKRLVDLGCYRGQRHRRGLPIRGQRTRTNARTRKGPRRATIAGKKKA from the coding sequence ATGGCACGTATTGCGGGCGTCAATATCCCGGATCGTAAACACGCTGTGATCGCTTTGCGCGCGATCTATGGCATCGGCGCAACGCGCGCCAAGCTGATTTGTGCGGCGGCCGGGCTGGATCCGACCGTGCAGATTCGGACCCTGACTGAAGGCGAGCTTGAAACGCTGCGCGCCGAAGTTGCCAAGTTCACAGTCGAAGGCGATTTGCGTCGCGAAGTTTCGATGAGCATCAAGCGCTTGGTGGATCTGGGCTGCTATCGCGGGCAGCGCCATCGTCGTGGCCTGCCTATTCGTGGGCAGCGGACACGGACCAATGCGCGGACGCGCAAAGGGCCGCGCCGGGCAACGATTGCCGGCAAGAAAAAAGCGTAA
- the rplO gene encoding 50S ribosomal protein L15, with protein sequence MKLNTIKPAQGAKTAKVRVGRGIGSGLGKTAGRGHKGQHARKGGYHKLGFEGGQMPIQRRLPKRGFKSALKALSAEVRLSELQGMKAETIDLASLKAEGIVAPQVQTAKVIKSGELVRKVVLKGVLATKGAAEAITAAGGVVEAE encoded by the coding sequence ATGAAGCTGAATACTATCAAGCCTGCGCAAGGCGCTAAAACCGCGAAAGTTCGTGTCGGCCGGGGCATTGGCTCGGGATTGGGTAAAACCGCCGGTCGTGGTCACAAAGGTCAGCATGCCCGCAAGGGTGGCTACCACAAGCTGGGGTTTGAAGGCGGTCAGATGCCCATCCAGCGGCGCCTGCCGAAGCGCGGATTCAAATCTGCGCTCAAGGCGCTGTCAGCGGAAGTTCGGTTGTCAGAGTTGCAAGGCATGAAAGCCGAGACAATTGATCTGGCAAGCCTGAAAGCCGAGGGGATTGTTGCGCCACAGGTTCAGACCGCAAAAGTCATCAAGTCGGGTGAATTGGTGCGCAAAGTTGTGCTCAAAGGTGTTCTGGCAACCAAGGGCGCAGCGGAAGCAATTACGGCTGCGGGCGGTGTTGTTGAAGCTGAGTGA
- the rpsE gene encoding 30S ribosomal protein S5 has product MANQMNYDHDHGGVDLKEKLVTVNRVSKTVKGGKQFAFTALTVVGDGAGRVGFGYGKAREVPAAIAKAMEQARKNMITVSLKGLTVQHEIWGVHGASKVFLRPASDGTGVIAGGAMRAVFEVAGVQNILAKSFGSRNPINLVRATMNALKEMSLPSDVAAKRGKTLEEILG; this is encoded by the coding sequence ATGGCGAATCAGATGAATTACGATCACGATCATGGTGGCGTCGATCTCAAGGAAAAGCTGGTCACGGTCAATCGTGTATCCAAAACCGTCAAGGGCGGCAAGCAGTTTGCTTTTACCGCGTTGACGGTGGTCGGTGATGGTGCAGGCCGGGTTGGTTTTGGCTATGGCAAGGCGCGTGAAGTGCCTGCCGCGATTGCCAAGGCAATGGAACAAGCGCGCAAAAATATGATTACTGTCTCCCTCAAAGGATTGACGGTTCAGCACGAAATTTGGGGGGTGCATGGCGCCTCCAAAGTGTTCTTGCGCCCGGCCTCTGACGGGACCGGGGTAATTGCCGGCGGCGCAATGCGCGCGGTATTTGAAGTGGCGGGTGTTCAGAATATTTTGGCCAAGTCGTTTGGCTCACGTAATCCGATCAATCTGGTGCGAGCAACGATGAATGCACTCAAAGAAATGAGTCTGCCTTCGGATGTCGCCGCCAAACGGGGTAAGACCCTGGAAGAGATTTTGGGATAA
- the rpsN gene encoding 30S ribosomal protein S14, with protein sequence MAKISMIEREKKRIHLANQHAAKRAKLKAVISDESASMEDKEAASAALQKLPRDSSPCRQRSRCELTGRPRGVYRKFKLGRNKLRQAAMRGEIPGLKKASW encoded by the coding sequence ATGGCAAAGATCAGCATGATTGAGCGCGAAAAAAAGCGCATTCACCTGGCCAATCAGCACGCTGCCAAGCGCGCGAAGTTGAAAGCCGTTATCAGTGACGAGTCGGCTTCGATGGAAGATAAAGAAGCCGCTTCTGCAGCCTTGCAAAAGCTTCCGCGTGATTCCAGTCCTTGCCGTCAGCGTTCACGCTGTGAGCTGACCGGCCGCCCACGCGGGGTTTATCGCAAATTCAAGTTAGGCCGTAACAAGCTACGTCAAGCCGCCATGCGCGGCGAGATTCCCGGCCTTAAAAAGGCAAGCTGGTAA
- the rplQ gene encoding 50S ribosomal protein L17, which produces MRHKIAGRTFGRTSAHRKATMQAITIALINHELIKTTLPKAKELRRMAEPLITRAKEDSVHNRRIAFDRLRDRDAVQKLFNELGPRYKARPGGYLRILRCGFRAGDDAPMAYVELVDRASANEAAVAEEATKSA; this is translated from the coding sequence ATGCGTCACAAAATTGCAGGCCGTACCTTTGGCCGTACCAGCGCTCATCGTAAAGCCACGATGCAGGCGATTACGATTGCCCTGATCAATCATGAATTGATCAAAACGACTTTGCCCAAGGCCAAGGAATTGCGCCGTATGGCCGAGCCGTTGATCACCCGCGCAAAGGAAGACAGTGTTCACAATCGCCGGATTGCGTTCGATCGCCTGCGTGATCGTGATGCGGTGCAGAAGCTGTTCAATGAATTGGGGCCGCGCTACAAGGCCCGTCCGGGTGGCTATCTGCGGATTCTGCGCTGTGGTTTCCGCGCCGGTGATGATGCCCCTATGGCTTATGTGGAACTGGTTGATCGCGCTTCGGCCAACGAAGCGGCTGTGGCTGAGGAAGCGACCAAGAGTGCCTGA
- a CDS encoding phospholipase A, with protein MIFPFWPDIRDKKIAVAALMLGLMPTVLAAVEPADSSTHLPVNPPPAISPDAAPEQRNVFENLHRDLLSFNRVSQVPGLSFHRSLYMMPLTWSPQYHGDQTELIYQLSLKQRLLNRNFYFAYTQKSFWQVYNAQGSRPFRETNYNPEVFYRWKPRWQRAPGLGLDIGLDHESNGKALPDSRSWNRIISAVFYETPSQLYHLRLWYRLPESRGRDADDPTRDDNPDIYRYYGYGEFRWQNRLSRPGQQLDLMLRGNPRTGYGAIDLTYSAPFSDWAFWNISLWHGYGESLIDYDHSTTRLGIGLMLSR; from the coding sequence ATGATTTTTCCCTTTTGGCCCGATATCCGCGACAAAAAAATCGCGGTAGCCGCGCTGATGCTGGGGCTGATGCCGACAGTGCTTGCTGCCGTCGAACCGGCAGATTCCAGCACCCATCTCCCCGTCAATCCGCCGCCCGCCATCAGCCCTGACGCTGCGCCTGAGCAACGTAATGTCTTTGAAAACCTGCACCGGGATCTGCTGAGCTTCAACCGGGTCAGCCAGGTTCCGGGGCTATCGTTTCACCGATCGCTGTACATGATGCCGCTCACCTGGTCACCGCAATATCACGGCGATCAGACCGAGTTGATTTATCAGCTCAGCCTCAAGCAACGGCTGCTGAATCGCAATTTTTATTTTGCTTACACGCAGAAATCTTTCTGGCAGGTCTATAACGCCCAAGGCTCACGGCCTTTTCGGGAAACCAACTACAACCCCGAAGTCTTTTATCGCTGGAAACCCCGCTGGCAGCGCGCGCCCGGTCTGGGGCTCGATATCGGCCTGGATCACGAATCCAATGGCAAGGCTCTGCCGGACTCGCGCAGCTGGAACCGCATCATCAGCGCTGTCTTTTATGAGACGCCAAGCCAGCTATACCACCTGCGACTGTGGTATCGCCTCCCGGAAAGCCGGGGTCGAGACGCGGACGATCCCACCCGAGACGACAATCCTGATATTTATCGGTATTACGGTTATGGCGAGTTTCGCTGGCAAAACCGCTTGAGTCGCCCCGGACAGCAGCTCGACCTGATGCTGCGCGGCAATCCCAGAACCGGCTATGGCGCCATTGATCTGACTTACAGCGCCCCATTTTCAGACTGGGCGTTCTGGAATATCAGCCTTTGGCACGGCTACGGCGAAAGCCTGATTGATTACGATCACAGCACAACACGGCTCGGCATCGGTTTGATGCTTTCCCGGTAA
- the rplF gene encoding 50S ribosomal protein L6: MSRIGKMPVTLPAGVQIQAGDGQLTVTGSKGSIQVTIPPAIQIDVDGNVATINAESIKSNPQGSGTARSLLNNAVVGVSTGYEKRLQLVGVGYRAAVAGTKLNLSLGFSHPVEYSIPNGISVETPSQTEVVVKGADKKMVGQVAADIRRYRPPEPYKGKGVRYSTEKVVLKEAKKK, encoded by the coding sequence ATGTCACGTATTGGTAAAATGCCTGTGACGCTTCCTGCAGGCGTCCAGATCCAAGCCGGCGATGGCCAATTGACGGTTACGGGCTCAAAAGGCTCTATTCAAGTCACCATTCCTCCCGCCATTCAGATTGATGTGGATGGCAATGTGGCCACCATCAATGCTGAGTCGATCAAAAGTAATCCACAAGGCTCGGGAACCGCACGGTCTCTGTTGAATAATGCGGTGGTTGGCGTATCAACAGGCTATGAAAAACGCTTGCAGCTGGTCGGCGTTGGCTACCGTGCTGCGGTGGCGGGAACCAAACTGAATCTGTCCCTCGGGTTCTCGCATCCGGTCGAATACAGCATCCCCAATGGCATCAGTGTCGAAACGCCGAGCCAGACCGAAGTCGTGGTGAAAGGGGCTGATAAGAAAATGGTGGGCCAGGTGGCCGCTGATATTCGTCGGTATCGTCCGCCAGAGCCCTATAAAGGTAAGGGTGTTCGCTATTCAACTGAAAAGGTTGTATTGAAGGAAGCGAAGAAGAAGTAA
- the rplR gene encoding 50S ribosomal protein L18 encodes MKDKKSIRLRRARRTRSHIRQLGAYRLSIHRTPQHIYAQIIAPDAQRTVVCASTLEKELLDGGKSGNIDAARKVGALVASRAKEQGITKVAFDRSGFQFHGRVKALAEAAREAGLEF; translated from the coding sequence ATGAAAGACAAAAAATCAATTCGTTTACGCCGTGCGCGTCGGACGCGCAGTCATATTCGCCAATTGGGCGCATATCGCCTGTCGATTCACCGGACGCCACAGCATATCTATGCCCAGATCATTGCACCGGATGCTCAGCGTACGGTGGTTTGTGCATCAACGCTCGAAAAAGAGCTCCTGGATGGCGGCAAAAGCGGCAATATCGACGCGGCCCGCAAAGTCGGTGCCTTGGTCGCCTCTCGTGCCAAAGAGCAAGGGATTACCAAAGTCGCGTTTGACCGGTCCGGATTTCAATTTCATGGCCGGGTTAAAGCGCTTGCCGAAGCAGCACGCGAAGCTGGATTGGAGTTTTAA
- the rpoA gene encoding DNA-directed RNA polymerase subunit alpha — translation MQNVVTDLLKPRQIEIETISENHARVILEPMERGFGHTLGNALRRILLSSIPGAAVTEVQIEGVVHEYSAIEGVQEDVLDILLNIKNIAVRLNAREEATLRLEKSGHGAVKASDIVLDHDVEIVNPELELAHLTGGKLSMTLKVTRGRGYVPAVSIEREEEVRGIGVLKLDASYSPVRRVSYSVERARVAQRTDLDKLILDVDSNGSVDPAEAVRIAARILRDQLNVFVDLEAEAVQATVATGKKELSPVLFRPIDDLVLTVRSINCLKAESIYYIGDLVQRTEGELMKTPNLGKKSLNEIKESLKSHDLELGMKLDNWSSPKVSA, via the coding sequence ATGCAGAACGTTGTTACTGATCTGCTCAAGCCGCGTCAGATTGAAATTGAAACAATTTCAGAAAATCACGCGCGCGTCATTTTGGAACCGATGGAGCGCGGCTTCGGCCATACCTTGGGTAATGCACTGCGGCGGATCCTGCTGTCCTCGATTCCTGGTGCTGCAGTTACCGAAGTTCAGATCGAAGGTGTTGTGCATGAGTACAGCGCGATCGAAGGTGTCCAGGAAGACGTTCTGGATATTTTGCTGAACATCAAGAACATCGCGGTTCGCCTTAATGCTCGCGAAGAAGCCACTTTGCGTCTGGAAAAGTCTGGACACGGTGCCGTCAAGGCCAGCGATATTGTTCTTGACCATGATGTTGAAATCGTCAACCCCGAACTGGAACTGGCGCATTTGACTGGCGGTAAATTGAGCATGACGCTCAAGGTTACGCGCGGTCGCGGCTATGTGCCTGCGGTCAGCATCGAGCGCGAAGAAGAAGTGCGGGGGATTGGTGTTCTCAAGCTGGATGCGTCGTACAGTCCGGTACGTCGGGTCAGCTACAGTGTTGAGCGCGCGCGCGTGGCTCAGCGAACCGACCTGGACAAGCTGATTCTGGATGTCGATAGCAACGGCAGTGTCGATCCTGCTGAAGCGGTTCGGATTGCGGCTCGTATTCTGCGCGATCAGCTGAATGTCTTTGTCGATCTGGAGGCTGAAGCGGTTCAGGCAACGGTCGCCACCGGCAAGAAGGAGCTGTCGCCCGTGCTGTTCCGCCCGATTGACGATCTGGTGTTGACGGTTCGTTCGATCAACTGCCTCAAGGCAGAGAGCATTTACTACATTGGTGATTTGGTTCAGCGGACCGAAGGCGAGCTGATGAAAACACCGAATCTGGGCAAAAAATCGCTCAATGAGATCAAGGAATCCTTGAAGTCTCACGATCTTGAGCTCGGAATGAAACTTGATAATTGGTCTTCGCCGAAGGTTTCGGCCTGA
- the rpsH gene encoding 30S ribosomal protein S8: MSMTDPIADFLTRIRNGQQARKKSIDVPSSKAKEAIAAVLKDEGYIADFSVTAEGAKKTLSVGLKYFDGKPVIERIERVSRPSLRVYKGKDQLPKVLGGLGIAIISTSSGVVSDRRARAAGQGGEVLCVVA; this comes from the coding sequence ATGAGCATGACAGATCCAATCGCTGACTTCTTGACCCGTATTCGTAATGGGCAGCAAGCGCGTAAAAAAAGTATTGATGTTCCTTCGTCCAAAGCCAAGGAAGCAATCGCTGCCGTACTGAAAGATGAAGGCTATATTGCTGATTTTTCGGTCACCGCCGAAGGTGCCAAAAAAACGCTCTCCGTCGGTTTGAAATATTTTGATGGCAAACCCGTCATTGAGCGTATCGAACGGGTATCGCGGCCTTCTTTGCGGGTTTACAAGGGCAAGGATCAATTGCCCAAGGTTCTCGGTGGATTGGGGATTGCGATCATCTCCACTTCGAGTGGTGTCGTCAGCGATCGTCGTGCCCGTGCTGCGGGGCAAGGCGGCGAAGTTCTGTGCGTTGTTGCTTAA
- the rpmD gene encoding 50S ribosomal protein L30: protein MKQVKVTLVRSLAKKLQNHQACVRGLGLRRMHQTVVIAATPENMGMVRKASYLLKVEEV, encoded by the coding sequence ATTAAGCAAGTCAAAGTGACGTTGGTTCGCAGCCTGGCTAAAAAGTTGCAGAACCATCAGGCGTGTGTGCGTGGACTGGGTTTGCGGCGCATGCATCAGACGGTGGTCATTGCCGCGACGCCCGAAAATATGGGCATGGTGCGTAAAGCTTCTTACTTGCTGAAAGTAGAAGAAGTTTGA